A region of the Centropristis striata isolate RG_2023a ecotype Rhode Island chromosome 20, C.striata_1.0, whole genome shotgun sequence genome:
tggggggttttcaGCATTCCTATTCATCGTCTGATCCGgggataaaataaatgaaatatattaaaagCTTTAAAGTTACAGTAATGAATAGGCTTTTGCCATATTTCATGAAATTCAATGTACTGACAGCAGTGCACCAGGCAATCTGCCCAGTCGTGATCCTCGGCCCCTAGTGCTCCTGATGGCATCTGCAGGAACCTACCGAGggaaaacaaccaatcagagcaaagtaCTGTCAGAatgcagctgtcaatcatgtcaaAGGCCGCTTGTGAACTGCTGTCAAGTCAAGATTCTGTTACTGCATTTCCTACTCCTTGCCTAAAATGTTTTAGAAACATTTTACGGTTTAGTTATAAAGTTATAAAATCGTAAAGCGTTTGTGACCTGGTTGCAGTGAGACCAAGCTCCGCCCACCAGCTGGAGTAAACTTCCTCAGTAGAGAggggagagctgcaggagggGGCTCACTCTACTTCAAATTCTGGCTTTTATTTGCCTTCCCCAGTTTTCCTCTTATGTCAGCTTAAATTTTCAGACAGGAAGTACTCTACTTTCCTGTTTGAGTTGACATGCTCTGTCTTTATTAGACACACACAGTAAGTAACATGACCTGAAATAACAGACTAGACTGTCAATGATTTATAAAAACTGAGACCACTTTATTGGAACAGAGCAGTTGAAACTGACAAGCAGGACAAACTGTACTATTGAAGAAGATTCACTCTCCAAACATGAAGGTCCTCAACAAAGACGAACTACAGATAGCTGAAGGAGTTCTGCTGAAACACTTACCCAAGAGTATTAAGGTGAGCAGTTGCAAGCAATTTAAATACACTCCTTAATATGTCTGCACATATCAATTTCTTTCTATTAAACCACTGTAGCTCTAAACTCTGTGTTTTTAGGTATACGGTTTCCTGTACACTATTAACAGGAACAAACCAAGCACATTGGAGGTAATCGTGGATTCATGGCCTGATTTTAAGGTCATCATCTGCAGAACTGACCCCAAAGTGAGTTCACATGCCGCTGGAGAATTGGTTACATTCTATCTTAACCAGATTCTGAAATTTTACATGATTGTTAAATTTAGCTTTAACTTCACAGAAACGTGCTCTGGAATTCAGGAATAAGGTGTCATACTTCAGCACAGATGAgcagattttaagaaaaatgctgACAGAAGAGAATGTAATTGACTGGAGTAttaattttgttgttgcagGTGAGTTTAGATCACTGCAGTGCAATGCTGCAtcttttgacattttcaaaaaaaactCATGCACAATCTGTTCACCAGCCTTCGACCTCAGTTAACCCTCTCAACCCTGTCATTACTGctcacttcatttttattttttcagtccttgctttttatttattttgtcctgTGTGTCTAATGTAATGTGTCCTTGGGATGctagaatatatataaacaaaatgtattttaactaTTATTATCCAGTCTGGAAAGGACTTTAAGGACAACACAAGTCAATTGTACCTACCCAAAAGtctaaaatatacttaaactgGTTTTGCTATTTTTACTGAGTAAAGACagtgaatacttcctccactaCAGGTGCAACAAGAAATAACAATGTTATTAATATGTGAATCATTTTTGTCTGACAGGATTTGACATTTCCCATGCAATCATGCTAAAAGAAGTGTCTTCTGaagaaaaagtcaacaaaaagTGCACCAATGTTATGCGTCTTCTGTATTTGCCAGACAGCAGCCATCTGCTCCCACCAGCAGTTGACCGGTATATTGAGAAAATATTACTTATTTCTACAGATTTTACGTGTCAGTGAAAAGTACAGTAACATTGTTTCTCTGCTCAGATGAAAGGTTATCATAATCTGTTTCTCTACAGTGAGCTTGAATCAAGGATTTCATCTCTCAACCTCTCCCATGTTGACTTAGTGAATAAAACCTGGAAGTTTGGAGGGGACGAGCAGGGCTTAAGAATTGTTACATACAACATCATCAACTTTCCATCATGCTGCATCACTGACAACCAGGGTCAGCCGCTGGCCTGGATTCTGCTGTATGACTGCTGTGCTTTGGCCATGTTATACACTCTGCCAGAGCACAGAGGAAAAGGCTACGCCAAAGTCCTGATCAGTGCCATGGCCACGAGACTCTTCACTGAGGGCTACCCAGTCTACTCCTTAGTAGAAGAGGACAACAAGGTCTCCTTCAGTCTCTTTAAAAAACTGGGCTTCATTGAGGTTCCCTTATACAGGGCAGCATGGTTTGAGTTCAACTTTTGAATTTGTAAGCCTTTAAAAGTCTTTGGAGAGCTGATGTATTATAAGGTAAACATAACTTGCAAAGTTCCCGTGTTATTTAAAATGGCATTAAAATATAAACCATAAACATATAAACTGCTTTCATTGCTTATACATTAATTTTTTATGAGTAACTCTAATAATGTCTTTTCATATATTGACTGTACATTGCCACTGTTTGATGtgttaatatattatatgaattGCATCAAAACCTGTACTGTGATAATGGTGGACAGAGGTATTAACTGACACAAACTTTAGGATCTGTGTTTAAGCCAGAGGTGGGAATCTATATAAGAATAGGTTTTCATCATATTTCATGAAATTGTTATTATATCCTGACAGCTGTACATAAAATAATCTGTGAATAAATGTGTCCTTCTGCTACCTCTTAGTGGTTCAAATGGCATTTGCAAGAATATCCTGCCCCTTAGGAAAACAACCAATCACAGCCCAGTAGTGTTGAATGCAGCTGTTAATCATCATCAATATACTGTCAGATATTAGCAGAGGTGAATTGTTATTAACACACTGCGGGACATCAGTCCTGCTCACTATCATCATCTTTCACACAGTACCTGAATCAACCTTTCAAGTTTGCCTGCATGACAACTTGACAACAAGAGCCACTTTTCCAAAACtgagagtatatatatatatatgtcaaaaCAAGGGTCTGTTATTGCACTGCTATTTCTTGCCTAAAATGTTTCAGAAACATGTTTTAGCTTTGgatgtaaaatgagaaaatttatGACCTGGCCACCATGTTGAAAGCAATCTGCCAACCAGCTGGAGTCAATTTTCTCAGCAGAGACAGGGAAAGGAAAAGCTGCAGTAGCTcttctttctgctgctttctgttGTTTTGCCTTTCCCAGTTTTGCTCTTACTTCAGCTCTAATTTTCAGGCAGGAAGTACAACTTTCCTGTTTGAGTTGACATGCTCTGTCTACAAAAGTATTGTGACCTGCAGTAACCACGGACTATTTAATGGACGTACGAACCGGGACGTCACCCagtggactgcctgtttgaagcatcaagtttttttctaaatgggaccattctTTACCCAATTAACATCCTATTGTATTGAAGAAGCGATGAAACTAGCGATTTAGGCCATAATGTTGCCAGGAGAATTTTTTCTGAtgtaatacagtcatggaaaaaaatattaaaccacccttgttttgttcattttaatgtctggtacaactaaaggtacatttatttggacaaatataatcttaacaacaaaaatagctcataagtgtttgatttaattacattttgaaaggtgctatataaatctaagttattattattattattattattatttaagagctgatatctagccattttccatgttttttcttgattaagattttggttattatcaagaaaacctggaaaatggcttgatatcagctcttatattaaactcttatgagctacttttgttgttatgattatatttgtccaaataaatgtacctttagttgtaccagacattaaaattaacaagaaatttatgaaaaaaagtgttctaaaaattttttccatgactgtacatcaaGTTCAAGTAGTagtagtctcattttgtattgaggtCTCTATGATTGAGATAGATTGGACCGGTGTACTTTTGCAAACCGCCGTTGGCGACCCCTGTTGGAAATTTGATAGAGTGCAGGCTTAAGCCACTTCCTTGTTTACTTCACTGCTCAGTAACCTCTTTGCCGGGAGGCAGTAACAGACCGTCAATGATTTATAAAGACTGAGACCATATATTGGAACAGAGCCGTTTAAACCTACAGGCAGGTCAAACTGTACTATTAAAGAAGATTCACTCTCCAAACATGAAGGTCTTGAACAAAGAAGAACTACAGATAGCTGAAGGAGTTCTGCTGAAACACTTACCCAGGAGTTTTAAGGTAAACAAGACGTTTAAAATACACTCCTCCATATGTCAGCATGTatcaatgggcctcattcatgaaacgtgagcagaacgaatttgtgtgtaaaccgttcgcagacggaaatttacgtgcatctccgcattcatcaatattttagtagctccgatcttttcgtagctactaacaaaatctacacatgctgctgaccaaacgtagtgcttgtgtaaatttaagaacgcatataaataatgctcgtcactgttggaaattacaattttaattcataatgcgttctgttatgtacacaatacgcagatgcctttgaaacatgtgatataaacatgacaaacgattaaaaatataacatatttagttaaattagttggcaattggcgggattaagattcagattaaactcataattgtgaattatctatgtaaattgactcAATAGATTACGCGTTATTTTCTACATgttaaatgatgataataaaaatataggctaataataaaatcacaaaaaggatgtaaaccaTTACCATATCTGGATCAATTCTTATTAAACCTCCCACAGTATAAAAGGCCCTCAGTCCTAGTTAATGGTAACCATGGCTGAACTTGCACTTCTACATGATTTGGCGCAAGGCGCTATTTGGAGAGAGCGGTACTTCAGGGATCGGGCAGATCTGTGGGCTGAGAATGATGAATGGTTGATTAGTCGTTTCAGACTACCGAGACCAATTCTGTTGCATTTATGCAACATTATGGAGCCTAATCTGACGAGGCCAACAAAACGCAGCCATGCCATCCCTGCACACCTACAAGTGCTATCTGTGCTTGGCTTCCTAGCCACAGGGACGTTCCAGCGGGAGATAGGTGACAGGTCCGGCATTTCGCAACCATCCATGAGCCGCAGCCTtcctgcagttctcagaggtatcattaaattaatgccagagtatatccaatttccatatggcgcacaacggcagacagaagtaatgcaggggttcagtgcagttgcaaacatgccaggtgttatcggtgccatagactgcacacacgtacgcatcaaggctccatccggtgaggcatttgcttacattaaccggaaaaactttcattccgtgaatgtgcaactgatctgtgacgcaaagtgtgtgttgttaaacgttgtggcacggtggcccggtgggacgcatgacgcattcatcctgcgtaattgcgcagttggcacgcgtttggaggatggagctgtgagagacggctggctcattggtaagaatatagcctgcataatcacatgtgtgtgttatatatggacttacccttctatatccataggggataggggttac
Encoded here:
- the LOC131993889 gene encoding uncharacterized protein LOC131993889, producing MKVLNKDELQIAEGVLLKHLPKSIKVYGFLYTINRNKPSTLEVIVDSWPDFKVIICRTDPKKRALEFRNKVSYFSTDEQILRKMLTEENVIDWSINFVVAGFDISHAIMLKEVSSEEKVNKKCTNVMRLLYLPDSSHLLPPAVDRELESRISSLNLSHVDLVNKTWKFGGDEQGLRIVTYNIINFPSCCITDNQGQPLAWILLYDCCALAMLYTLPEHRGKGYAKVLISAMATRLFTEGYPVYSLVEEDNKVSFSLFKKLGFIEVPLYRAAWFEFNFYHILEQSRLNLQAGQTVLLKKIHSPNMKVLNKEELQIAEGVLLKHLPRSFKAYGFLHAINRNKPSTLEVIVDSWPDFKVIICRPDPKNKRALEFMKKVSYHCTDEQILRKMLTEENAIDWSTYFLIGGLDTSHAAMLKDVSSDREVNNRLYTAVHLMYLPDISHLLPPAVNSELEPRISSLNLSHVDLVNKTWKFGGNEQGFRNITNLLSNFPSCCITDGQGQPVSWILLYDYCAMGLLYTLPEHRGKGYAKVLISAMATKLFTEGYPVYCFIEEDNEVSYKLFKNLGFIEDPSYRAAWLEFNF